In Benincasa hispida cultivar B227 chromosome 8, ASM972705v1, whole genome shotgun sequence, the sequence aaaaaaaaaaaaaagaacttcaaaattatccttatagttagttttggatgaaaattgttagtgttttatttaaaaaatacccatgaacttttaaaagtattaAAACTAGTTTTAAGCTTAAAATTGTTCAAAAGTATCTTTACTGCTAGTATATGAACAAAAACACTTAATGTCTTATTACAAAAagaattctaaaattaaaaaaaaaaatcaaaatgctaCTACCGTTAGTATAGTGATTAATTTGTTTTAAGTTTTCTTGAGTttgaaaaaactaaatttaaaataaattatatagatatcttcatttttttttcatataaatactctcattttttttttatatatttatcccGTTCTTATATGCTATTTTCTTAGCAACCAAAGTAGAACTAAAACTTTAAGTATTCGACAATTATTCATTTTCTTCTcgttataatttatatatcttAATTGAAATGGGtggatttattatttattacttttttatttttatttttttgagataaaaatttcaaatagttAACAAAAACGGGAGTAAGAGGATATTGAAgaagagaaatgagagaaaacaaaggaaaaatAGAGAAGTAAGGGAGTATTaacaatttttgttcatatactaatagtaagtttttttttttttttttttcattttttaacgtttaagggtatttttgaaacttttgatagtttaagggtatttttgataTAGAACACTAATAGTTTTTATCCAAAACGATCaagggtattttttaattttttttggtaagtttaatttaagaatattttttaaacttttaaaagttcgaGGGTATTTTTGACATAAAGTACAAAGTTTAggatattttgtataatttagtttaaacaattaaaaacatGTTATGGAGGGAtttgagaaggaaaaaaaaatgattttaataatttcaaattattggtAAACATACCTCTACCTAGAGTTTTACTCAATTATCACAACTGAAGCATTTTTTTTCCGATATGGGAATTTATCTTCATAAAAGTATCactaattttcttcaaaattgcTAAAACAATCACAAACGCAATTAGGTTTAGATTATGGTTTTAAAATGCCAATTGATAAGGATAATAGAACCTCCATAtatctaaaacaaaaaatgttaaaaaaaatatctccagaaaataaaaacacaaaatgttAGCAATACCAAATTACAGTCTCTTTATAGTTCAAAGGCATGATTGTAACATAAATGAAGTGGTTGATCGAAGCAAGTGGAGAAGATCGTAGAGCTTACAATGAGAAGAACGAAAGGGAAGCTAAGTCCACGTGAATTGTTCACTCAAGAACATAAAGGCCTTgtggaagaaggagaaaaatggatgaagaaaacagCAAATTCATGTATGTTGGTTGCAACTCTAATCACCACCGTAGTTTTTGCGGCAATCTTCACCGTACCAGGCGGATACAACAACGACAACAACATCAACAACCGTGGAGCCATCGAGAGCAACAACACAGGCAGTCCTCTATTTCTTTACAACAAATGGTTCACTGTTTTTGTGATATCAGATGCAACAGCTTTGATCTCATCTTCAACTGCAATACTATTGTTTTTGTCGATCCTCACATCACGTTGTGCAGAAGAAGATTTCCTTCTTTCGCTGCCATTAAAATTGGTGTTTGGACTTGGAACGCTCTTCCTATCAGTAGTTACTATGGTATTGGCTTTCAGTGCCACATTTTTTCTGTTCTATGGCAAAGATACAGCTTGGGTTCCATTGCTTGTTGCTGGAATGGCTATTCTTCCTGTTTATTGTTTTGGTGTTTTACAGTCTAAGCTTGGGGCTGATACATTAGTAGCTTTACGAGCCACTTACTACTTGTATTTCAGGAATTCCAAGCCCATAATGtttttgttgaaatgccttgaatctctTTACTGACCCTaaggtttagagtagtgcgctatataaactctctaaccctagaagcgccgttttgatgtaattttgaaaacattctctcaaataatattgttctccctctgctcgtggacgtagctaacacactgttagtgaaccacgtatatctgtgtgtcgatcttccctATCTCTACGTtcttttttttgtattctttaattgtcgatttcgcaacaaactggtatcagagccttgttAGAGTTTTTTCGAAATTCCGCATGTGTTCGACAATTGAAGATGTCTGGCGTGAACGTAAAGATCGACAAATTTACCAGAGGAACAATTTTGGTTTATGGCAGATCAAGATGCAATCCCTGCTAAAGCAGCAGGGGATGTGGACGCCGCTGACGGGTAAGTCAAAGAAGGCTGCCGTGGATGACGAAGAGTGGCAGACTCTTGAGGAGAAGGCTCATTCGATGATCATGGTATGTTTGGCTGATGATGTCATCATCGAGGTCACAAATGAAGAAACTGCCGCTAGTCTTTGGTTGAAGTTGGAAAGTCTTTACATGACGAAATCTTTAACCAAGAAGTTGTTTTTGAAGAAACGTTTGTATCATCTACGTATGTAGGAAGGTACGTCTCTACGAGAccatcttgatcaattaaataaaattttattagatctgcataatgtagaggttaaggttgatgatgaggatgctgCTCTAATTCTGTTGACATCTTTGCCATTGTCGTATGAGACTTTCATTGACTTGTATATTGGAGGGAAAGAAACTCTAACCTTAGAAGATACAAAGTCCACGTTGCTTATGAGAGAGGACCGTTAGAATGCAGGAAGTTCAGTTACAGAAAGTTTATCATCTGGGTTAGCTGCTACAGGGAGTAAGGGACATAGGAATTCTGGTAAGTAGAAGTCAAACAAGAATAAAAAGTTTTCGAAGTCAAAGGGTTCAAGGTTAGATGATATTTGTAACTACTGTAAAGAAAAGGGGCATTGGaatgtcctaagataaaaaggaatcaagaaaagaaggaaaagtgtGACAAAAGGGAATCATCTGCCTCTGTTGCACAAGTTGAGATTGATTCTGAAGAAGTCGAGATCGATTCTGAAGGAGATCTAGCTTTAGTTGTGAATGAACAGTCACATTCTGATGATGTGTAGGTTCCTGATTCTGGGGCATCTTATCATATGTGCCCAAATAGAGAGTGGTTCTCAATCTATCAGCAAATAGATAGAGGGAATGTTAGCATGGCTAATGGTGCTGTGTGCAAGATAGTTGGAATCGGCTCAGTCAAAATATGAACACATAATGGTGCCTTCTACACTTTAAAAGAGGTTAGGCATGTTCCACTAATGAAGAAGACTTTGATATCCTTCAGTGTACTCGATAGCAAGGGTTACAGTTTTGAAGGTAAAGGTGGAGTAATGTATGTCTATAAGGGTTCTGAGGTAATTCTGAAAGGCATAAAATGTGGAACACTATATTTTCTGTTAGGTTCCACGACAACAGGTTATGCTGTTATTGCATCGTCGATCATTCACAAGGATGATATGACTAAGTTATGGCATAAgagacttggtcatatgagtgaaaaagggatgcaaaTTCTGTCAAAAAGAGATCTTCTTTGTGGGCACAAGGTGcaggattttgaattttgtgaacattTTGTATTTGGGAAGCTTTATCGTAGCAAGtttccaagaggtgttcatcgtacaaaagggacacttgattatattcattcagactGTTGGGGACCTTCCAAAGTTGAATCTGTTGGAGGCAGTaggtattttttttgtttataattgatgattactcaagaatgacttgggtttttatgatgaaacataaaagtgaagccttcaagaatttcaagcagTGCAAGATAgt encodes:
- the LOC120083657 gene encoding ankyrin repeat-containing protein ITN1-like; this encodes MRRTKGKLSPRELFTQEHKGLVEEGEKWMKKTANSCMLVATLITTVVFAAIFTVPGGYNNDNNINNRGAIESNNTGSPLFLYNKWFTVFVISDATALISSSTAILLFLSILTSRCAEEDFLLSLPLKLVFGLGTLFLSVVTMVLAFSATFFLFYGKDTAWVPLLVAGMAILPVYCFGVLQSKLGADTLVALRATYYLYFRNSKPIMFLLKCLESLY